agatgTGGCTTGATGCTAACGCTGACTACAAATCTGGCTGTGTGGATGTCAGCAGTGACAGATGAGTCTGTCCACAAGGCACATTCgaagctgaagaaaaacatgACAGAGGAAATCTTCAGGTGGCTCCTGAAAGGTAATCTGCCTCTTTGCAAAGCCATCTGGTCCAGGGAGAGATCCCACCAGGTGGAAATTGTTCCCCAGTAAGTCAGATTTTATCCCTTTTCAGAAGGTCTGTTTAAAGCTGGAGATACCTTTGTCAGGTCTGTTTTGTTAAAAGCCAAGTCTGGATGTTCATTTCCTAACCTCTGTCAGACAGGAGTCAGAGAGGTGGAAGACTCTATAcaaatgggatgggattgaagaagggaagggaaaataaagatttaacCTGACAGTTAACGTTTTAAGAAAGAACCTGGGCACAAGAAAGCTGAGGGTGAAATGTCCTTGTTTTCAAAGTGGTCACATattcttttgttctttgtttttattttcgCTGACCCCAAACATCCAGTTAATCAGAGAGAAGTGTTGCTCCTTGTTTTAATACCATGACACCTGTCTGGTTTTTGTCTTGTTTCAGTGGgaatgaggagcagctcagttGAAGAATGCAATTGCAACAGCCAAATCTGCCAGATCTTCAAAAATGGCTACTTTTGGCTGTACCCCTTTAACATTGAGTACAGTCTCTTTGCCTCTGCCATGGTCTATGTCATGTGGAAGAATGTTGGACGCTTCATAGACCACCACTCCTACCACATTCAGCGCCTGAAGTTCAGGCTCTTCCGAAGGACCTTCTTTGTAGGCATCATGCTGGGCCTCGTCATCCTCGTGAGTGGTTTGGGAGTCCTCATCCTGTACGAGGTGCAGGTAAATTCCAGCACTGAATCCAGCAAGAAGAGCCAAGCACTCACCATGTACTACATCTTCAACATTGTTTGTCTGAGCCTGATGTCTCTTGTCTGCATTGGTGGCTCCATCATCTACCGGTTTGACAAGAGGGACATGGACCGGCACAAGAACCCCACCAGGACCCTGGACGTGGCCCTGCTAATGGGGGCAGCCTTGGGGCAATATGCCATTTCCTACTACTCCATTGTGGCCATCGTGGCCAGCACGCCAAGGGACACTATCAGCGCACTCAACCTCACCTACGCCCTCCTAATGATCGCCCAGCACACCTTCCAGAACGTCTTCATCATCGAGGGCCTCCACCGACAGCCCCCCAAGGAGGACTACAAGCACGAGTCTCACCAGAAGGACCTCTACGGGCTCACCTTTGTAAACATCAACGCAGTGTCCCTGCGGGTGCCCGACACTGGCAGCACCTTGGCTGCCAGCACGGCATCTGGCACGGAAGCCATGCATACTTCCGACCTCGTGAGGTCCCTCACTGCCCCCAAGAAGATGAACTGGAGGAGGAAGTTCTTGAGGGAGATCTCCatgttcctgctgctgagcaataTCATAGTGAGTACATGCAGGGAGAAGAGTTtgtgggggaaggagagggctACAAGCGCAAGGGAGAAGGGTCTGTGAAGGAAAGGGTGTGGCCAATGGAAAAACAGTCCTTTCTTGTGCCTTTGCTGTAGAGAAAGTACATTTGTTATATTTATAAATCAGAATTCTGATTCCCTTgtcatctaaaaaaaaaaagctgcccTGAAGTTCAGACATTTCAGGCTACATCAACAGACTTGTCACTTATCACCAGCATATCAGACACAAGAGGTGGATGCAAGAGAATAATcagtttcagtatttttattttgtattagtGGATGTGTGGGataaattacattaataaaTTACATTAGACCATTCCCTTCACCCCCCCCCCAAAGAAGGGATGTAAAGTGACAAATATCTGGGGTGAAGTCTGGGTTTCTTGAGACATGGCAGCACATCTCTTCTCGAAACCCATGGCCTAGGAGGTTGCtcctttcctgggaagctgtggctgcaggccTCTGATGTACCACACACCTTTCTCACACAGTGCTGTTCTCCCATttcctcccacagctctggATCATGCCAGCGTTCGGTGCCCGGCCCCAGTTTGACAATGACACAGAACTGAACTTCTATGGCGATTCCATGTGGCCGGCCATCGTGGACATTTGCCTGCCCTTTGGGATCTTCTACCGAATGCACGCTGTGGCCAGCTTGCTGGAGGTCTACATCATGTCCTAAAGAGCTCCCTTGCAAGGAAGATGAGATCCTCCTCAAGCAATCCACCTTCTTCCtaccccagggctgggaagctGCCCAGATGTCCCCAGGGATCTCCCACTCTGCCTGAATCATGTCCCCTTGCAGTGTTGGGGCATTTATGAACTGTCAGTGAAGATGATCCAAACATAgtccagattttatttttgctactTGTGTGTGGAtgtgcctgtgtgtgtctgAAGTTCTTAAAGCTTAAAagagaacagattttaaaaaaaggaagttatCTAGGGTGGGATCATGGTGATTACCCTTGGTTCACACAGAGACTCACCTTCCTTGTAAAGCCTGTTCACTCCATGCCACTGATGGACTCTCCAGAGTGTTCTCAGCACCCTCGGGCAGTCAGAgcctccctgcacacagagagctggagagtGCAAGGGGCTGACAAAGGCCTGGAAGGACAGAAAGGGAAACCACTTCACCTCCTCGTATGGCCAGTCGGAAACCACTCCCCTGCAGAGATGTGAAAAACAAACTGGTGACCACCAAAGGCTTTGGGAAACATTTTAATCTTTCCTCTCTGTATTGCCCATGTGTATGGGCCCCCTCAACacttccctgtgccagcccgTGCCTTCCTCTCCAGGAAGCTTCACTGCAGCCTCCTCTTCCCAAGGAGGGAGAGCTCTGCGTGTGGTCCTGGGCTAGCCCTGATATGGGATTGCTCTAGCACActtttttctcagctttcctGAATCAGGGCTCTAGAATCATAAAGATGATGTGGGCAATACAGTCTGGGGGAtaataaagagatttttcttttttcttttttaaatacataatgatttttttaaaaaatttatgaaCATTTTTGTATGCAAAGTTATTTATTGATTTTCACTGTAACTGAACTCCTGAAGGGACCCTATGACACAGAAATCAATGCAATGCTGTGGACACTTTGATCTCCAGCATCCTGAGGAGATGCTGGTGCTGCATCCTCAAGCCTGTGTGTGGCCCTGACTCAGGTTTCTGGgtgcctgcagctctccacGAACCACTAAATGATTGAGGGGGCTTTCAGAGCAGGACTCCTAGGCTGCAGGAGTAGAAACAGGCCCCTCTGCTGTACCCAGCATCCAAGCAGACCCTCAGAAAGCCCTCTCTGCCAGGACAGGAGGGTGCATGTCAaactggcacagctgagctctgttTGCATCCTGAGAAATCAGGGTTTAAGCATTCTAATAAAGGCTTTATTGTTCCATCAAGGTTTATCGTTCCAATAAAAAACActgcagaggtggcagaaaCCATCAAGCCTTTTCCTATGGACGTTTGCACATCtgccaaagaaaaaataataaatggaaaTCATGGGACTTGAAATGG
This window of the Motacilla alba alba isolate MOTALB_02 chromosome 18, Motacilla_alba_V1.0_pri, whole genome shotgun sequence genome carries:
- the OTOP2 gene encoding proton channel OTOP2 → MTEEPRQKDSELGHPHGSMGCGHKDDKASLASSQIASFSHQPPSTPASKEVWKKGGRMFSILLAVHLALLACTLVSSGAFEKIAVHDYDVFFLLTVMMLIVIIWIIFYLAGTSRCPGAILGKDSHAGPIWLRGGLILFAIFSLVMDVFKIGYYSSFYSCLSAIKIIYPIVQAIFVVVQTYFLWVSAKDCIHVHLNVTRCGLMLTLTTNLAVWMSAVTDESVHKAHSKLKKNMTEEIFRWLLKVGMRSSSVEECNCNSQICQIFKNGYFWLYPFNIEYSLFASAMVYVMWKNVGRFIDHHSYHIQRLKFRLFRRTFFVGIMLGLVILVSGLGVLILYEVQVNSSTESSKKSQALTMYYIFNIVCLSLMSLVCIGGSIIYRFDKRDMDRHKNPTRTLDVALLMGAALGQYAISYYSIVAIVASTPRDTISALNLTYALLMIAQHTFQNVFIIEGLHRQPPKEDYKHESHQKDLYGLTFVNINAVSLRVPDTGSTLAASTASGTEAMHTSDLVRSLTAPKKMNWRRKFLREISMFLLLSNIILWIMPAFGARPQFDNDTELNFYGDSMWPAIVDICLPFGIFYRMHAVASLLEVYIMS